TAGAGTATGAAATAATCAGATAACTCATGCTATTGTTATTTATGAAGTGCTTTAACTATGGATTTAAACATCCGTTGAGTGCTACACTGgtgatttataaatatgtatatccgaaagtgaatttaaaaaaaacttattggGCTGTAAGCCTAAAATTTGTGGCATGATTATAAATTAATTTGCAAACAGGTTGTATCTGGCATTATATCTGTAACCACATTCTATTTCTGCAAGCCGGTGGCATTACTCCAGTCAAGCTCTGGAGACAGACTGCTCCACTTACTGGTTTGTGACCTTGAGCagtctatacattttttttttccttttaaatgtatAAGAAAGTGTAAATTATAGAGCACTGAAATTTAAAAGAGACAATACAACTTTTTTTAAACATCTGCAAAGAGGCAATTACTCAGCATTATTTATTATGACATATTACAGTATCCTGTCTTCTCTCAACTCCTCCACTCAAAATTCATGCCTCTAAAGTGAAAGTCTAAGTAATTAATTTACTAAAATCTTCCTTTGAGGATTCcacaaaataacataaaattttggatttttttttttaatgtgttagttgctctgtcctgtctgactctgcaaccccatggactgtagcccgccaggttcctctacccatggaattcttcaggcaagaataccagagtgggtagccattccctcctccagatcttccccacTCATGGATCAAGCCCcagtctcttacattgcaggcagttcctttactgtgtgagccaccaaggaagcccacataAAGATTTAATGAATGGTTAATTCCTTTGAGTTCCAGATGACTTagatagtttgtttgttttttggtttttgttttgttttttttttttgctttttctccatgATCTGTGAGGAGGACAAAGTTTATCAAAGCTCTATAGTCTGTGAGGACAACCAAGATTATCAAAGCTGCTCCATGAGTGTACAGTGCACAGAAACAAATTCTAGAATAGAGTTCTTAACATGGGACATATAGATGGATTCAGATCATTGTATAGAACAAAAActccaactttatttttattatactacAACCAAACCTTAACATTTCCTCCTATTCTGAATGCAGGCAACAAACAGTGTGGGTGATAGGACCTGAGCTATATTCATATCAAGTAGAAGTTTCAGCTGTCAATCTCCATCTCTCATATTGTTTAAATATATTACACCTTCTTAACTTGGTCGTATGGGTAATCTTGTTATGTGATGAATTAATAAAGAACACATGCATACCTCACCAATTtggattttttaataaatttgataACGATATTTTATTATAACTGTTTTCCTTTGTAATCGTATATGAATTAAGCACTAAAAAGCACTATTCGGGAAAGGGGCTCATCAGCTTTATCAAAAACACAAAGAAGTCCATGGCAGCttcaaaataaacataatatgTTAAAGACATAGTTTgagaagtgaagaagaaaatcaaagctctttttactttttaccaTCAATCTATTTCCTATTGAACAGAAAGTATAAGCTACAATGTGTTTCCTATAAACTTATATCCTTGATTAAATAAGAAACATAGTAGTGAatataaatgcttttaaatttcCCTCTCTTAACGgaattatgtatgtgtgtgagtgttgtACATGTGAATATTCCTTAATTCTGTTACTTACTTTCCCAAAGTTATCTTCCAGAAGCAGGACAGAACTCAGAACTCAAGAGCTTGTGAACATTTTAATAAGTGATCCTTCTTTGTAAAGTCaatgtaaatgaaataatttttaaaacccatAAAGCAGTCTTTACATGAATCTTCTCTGCCATCAGCTAGTGCAACACAGGCACAACTATCATGACAAGATGATCACTGGTTATAGCTTTTGCCATTTTCCTAGAAAGATTTTGAATGCCTAAAGTCCCCAAATTAACCTACCCTCTAAATAGTCACAAGAAGCTATGATAAAACTTTTTCAAACTAAATAATGAGTTTTCTTATCAGATATTGCTACTATTCCAAGGAGCCTTTACTACAGCTTTTTGTAGAGAAGTGAAAGTGTCTGTGTTATTTCTCTTCATATGAAACAGATTTTCTGGGCAAATCTCACTAAGAATCAAGCCAGTGTTGAAGGCATAAAAAGCCAAGAATCTATAGAATGCTACCTGAGAGTATGTTACtgaagacacaaagagaagatttgtattttaaaagaaaatcaaaaagtTGTCCCTCTGACCTCTGAATCTGCACGAATGTTAGGGGCTTTTGAAGAAGGCTTTAAAAGACGTGATAAAACCTGGAGGAAGTAACCACAAAAGTCTCAAACCTTGAGGTGTCCTGGTTCATTGTGGAAAATACTTGGTGTGATGCCTCCACaggaaattttttatattttgctttcttgaaTTGTAACAAACACAATTCCGGGACAGAGCTGAGACTAGGTTGTTGTCAAGATGAAGACAGATGGGAACCAATCAGCGAGCAGTGCCGCTGTGTGTATAAATACAGAGACGCTCGGAGGCCTGGCTACTCAACACTGAGACTTTACTTTTTAACTGTTAGGCAACCAAACCGACAATCATGTCTGAAACTGTACCTGCCGCTCCACCTGCTCCTTCTACTGCGGAGAAGACACTTGGGAAGAAAAAGGCCCGCAAGTCCACCAATGCTGCGAAGCGTAAGGCGTCCGGGCCCTCGGTGTCCGAGCTCATCACCAAGGCTGTCGCCGCCTCCAAGGAGCGCAGCGGCGTGTCTCTGGCTGCGCTCAAAAAGGCACTGGCGGCCACTGGCTACGATGTGGAAAAGAACAACAGCCGCATCAAGCTGGGTCTCAAGAGCCTGGTAAGCAAGGGCACCCTGGTGCAGACCAAGGGCACCGGGGCTTCCGGCTCTTTCAAGCTCAACAAGAAGGCAGCCACCGGGGAGACCAAGCCCAAGGCGAAGAAGGCGGGCGCGGCCAAACCCAAGAAGGCTGCTGGGGCGGCTAAGAAGCCCAAGAAAGCCACGGGTGTGGCCACCCCGAAGAAAACCGCTAAGACGACCTTGAAGAAGGCGAAAACTGCTACTGGGGCTAAGAAAGTGGCCAAAAGCCCGAAAAAGGTAAAGACAGCCAAGCCAAAGGCAGCCAAGAATCCAGTCAAGGCTAAAGTTCATAAGCCCAAGGTAGCCAAGCTTAAAGCTGTCCAGCCGAAAAAGGCGACCCCCAGAAAGTAGGAAAATAAAAGGATTACGTTTCTTAAAGGCTCTTTTCAGAGCCACCCAACTCTTCTTATTAAAGAGCTTGTAATAATACCTCTTGAGGTAAGTTTCCTCTTCGCTCGAAATGGAGATACCAGTACACAACTCCTTACCAGAAAGTGTAGTGGCTCTGAGAAGAGCCTTTCGGGTGAAATTCGGTTACTTATCGGGGAAAAAACATCTACGCCCTCTCCCCGCGGATGCGGCGGGCAAGCTGGATGTCCTTGGGCATGATGGTGACGCGCTTGGCGTGGATGGCACACAGGTTGGTATCCTCGAAGAGCCCCACCAGATAGGCTTCGCACGCTTCCTGTAGCGCCATCACCGCCGAGCTTTGGAAGCGCAGGTCGGTCTTGAAGTCCTGTGCGATCTCGCGCACCAGCCGCTGGAACGGCAGCTTGCGGATCAGCAGCTCCGTGGACTTCTGGTAGCGGCGGATCTCGCGCAGAGCTACCGTGCCGGGCCGGTAGCGGTGCGGCTTCTTCACGCCGCCGGTGGCCGGCGCGCTCTTGCGGGCCGCCTTGGTGGCGAGCTGCTTGCGCGGCGCCTTACCACCAGTGGACTTGCGAGCGGTCTGCTTAGTGCGAGCCATGACAGATATCCCAAAAGCCGCTAACTGATGGGAAAACGAAGCCCTGCCCCTTTCTTCCAGTATATATAAAGAGAGTCTCGTTCTGATTGGACAAGTCAATTGTTCCTTATGGCTCGCAGTGAAGGTATTGGTACACAAGTTCACTCCCCGATGACGTGAGCCTTCTTTTGAATCGCTATTTTCAACACTTTGTCGCCTCGGTCTCCTTAAGCCATTTTTACAATGTTCTGTGGCATTTAACACAAATTACCACAATGCTTAATGTTGTTCGTggaataaaatttttcaaatctGGCACTTGAGACTGgctttcttttgatctctttCTGAAAAGGCGCATGTTGCACGTGATTGgtcaagttatttttatattctcattCAAGTTTAGTAAGGCTAATTTTGTATCAGTTTCTACATTTCtctttttcaattcttttaaCAGAtaccttccttttattttcttttttatattacagTTAAGATATGTATTGGTAGATTATATTATCTATAAATTCCACTTCAGTATAAGTATAGGAAAAGTAGTTACAGAGTTATAGGAAGAGTGTTGTATGTGATAGGATTGAGCACCATCACTTTAGGGGTTCAGAGATCATATGAAAGCAGAagttggaagttcagttcagtcgctcaatcgtgtccgactccgcgaccccatgaatcgcagaacgccaagcctccctgtccatcaccaactcccggaggtcactcagactcgcgttcatcgagtcagtgatgccatccagccatctcatcctcggtcgtccccctcttctcctgcccccaatccctcccagcatcagagtcttttccaatgaatcaactcttctcatgaggtggtcaaagtactggagtttcagctttagcatcattccttccaaagaaatcccagggttggcctccttcagaatggactggttggatctccttgcagtccaagggactctcaagagtcttctccaacaccacagttcaaaagcatcaattctttggcgctcagccttcttcacagttcaactctcacatccatacatgaccacaggaaaaaccatagccttgactactactactactaagtcacttcagtcctgtccgactctgtgcgaccccatagacggcagcccaccaggctcccccgtccctgggattctcaaggcaagaacgctggagtgggttgccatttcctaatgcatgaaagtgaagagtgaaagtgaagtcgctcagtcgtgtcggcaaagt
The sequence above is a segment of the Capra hircus breed San Clemente chromosome 23, ASM170441v1, whole genome shotgun sequence genome. Coding sequences within it:
- the LOC102181348 gene encoding histone H1.4-like; amino-acid sequence: MSETVPAAPPAPSTAEKTLGKKKARKSTNAAKRKASGPSVSELITKAVAASKERSGVSLAALKKALAATGYDVEKNNSRIKLGLKSLVSKGTLVQTKGTGASGSFKLNKKAATGETKPKAKKAGAAKPKKAAGAAKKPKKATGVATPKKTAKTTLKKAKTATGAKKVAKSPKKVKTAKPKAAKNPVKAKVHKPKVAKLKAVQPKKATPRK
- the LOC108633408 gene encoding histone H3.1 translates to MARTKQTARKSTGGKAPRKQLATKAARKSAPATGGVKKPHRYRPGTVALREIRRYQKSTELLIRKLPFQRLVREIAQDFKTDLRFQSSAVMALQEACEAYLVGLFEDTNLCAIHAKRVTIMPKDIQLARRIRGERA